From Ignavibacteria bacterium:
GTGTACGATATTGCAGGAATACCATTGTTTTCGGGTACAACAGTTAAGAAAAAAATTGTATCAGCGATTCTCAAACGTATGTTCGATATTGTTGCATCGTTGGTTCTCATATTGTTATTATCGCCGTTGTACATCGTAACGGCGATTGCGATTATGGTTGAATCGGGCGTACCGATTATTTTTAAACAGAAACGTGCAGCAATAAAAGACGGAACATCATTTGATTTCATCAAGTTTCGCAGTATGTTGAAAGATGCGGACAATTTGAAAGAAAGTTTATTTCAGTTTAACGAATCCACAGGAATGCTCTTCAAGATGAAAAACGACCCGCGAGTAACGCGCGTAGGAAAAATTATCAGAAAGCTTAGCATAGACGAACTGCCGCAATTGTTCAATGTACTCAAAGGTGAAATGAGTTTAGTGGGTCCGCGTCCGTTACCGGTTTCGGATTTTAATAACTTTGAAGAAGAGCCGGAGTTTTGGGATGCAATTCGTGGACGCGATATTGTGAAACCAGGAATTACAGGGTTATGGCAGATATCCGGAAGAAGTAATATAGGGTTCAAAGAAATGGTGTTGCTCGATTTATACTATGTGGAAAATCAATCCTTTCTTTTTGATTTGGAAATACTTTTCGAAACAATCCCCGTTGTCCTTTTCGGTAAAGGTTCCTATTAACAACTGTTCTGAATACATACGAACAGGTTGTAGTGAAACATTCATTAGTGTGAACATTTTTTTTTTAATTCATCGGAAGTGTATAATTTTTTGACAAATTATTACACTATTTAATTGTTATATCATTGTGAAAATTAGCGTTATTGGAACTGGTTATGTAGGACTTGTTGTCGGAACATGCTTGGCAGAAAGCGGCAACAATGTTGTTTGCGTAGATATTGATGAAGAAAAAATAAAAATGTTGCGTAAAGGAAAGTCTCCCATATTTGAACCGGGATTAGAAGAACTTTTGCGGAGCAACATTCATGAAAAAAGAATAACGTTCACTACCAGCATTGAAAACGCAGTGAAGCAAAACGAAGTGATTTTTCTTGCGCTTCCAACTCCTCCTAATGAAGATGGTTCTGCAGATTTAAAACACGTGCTAACGGTTGCAAAACAAATTGGAAAATTCTTAAACGGCTATAAAGTTATTGTTACGAAAAGCACGGTACCAGTTGGTACTGCAGATAAAATTCGAATGACAATTGAACGTGAAACAACGTATGAATTTGATGTAGTATCGAACCCGGAATTTTTAAAAGAAGGTGCCGCGGTGAGCGATTTTATGAAACCCGATAGAGTTGTTCTTGGTTTGCGTTCTGTTCGTGCGAGAAAAATAATGGAAGATTTGTACGAGCCGTTTGTTCGAACGGGCAATCCGATTATTGTTATGGATGAACGAAGTTCGGAGATTACAAAATATGCAGCGAACAGTTTGTTGGCAACGAAGATTACTTTTATGAATGAAGTTGCAAACTTATGCGAAAAAGTAGGTGCCAATGTTGATTCGATTCGACGCGGTATCGGTAGCGATGTTCGAATTGGACAGCATTTTTTGTTTTCCGGAATCGGTTATGGCGGTTCGTGTTTTCCGAAAGACATAACTGCATTGATGCACACATCGGCGCATGCAGGTTACGATTTTAAAATTCTGAAAGCAGTGGACGAAGTCAATACGAAACAAAAATCAATTCTCGTTGATAAACTGTTGAAATATTTTAGAAAGAAAATAAAAGGAAAGCATATAGCAGTTTGGGGATTATCATTTAAACCCAATACCGACGATGTTCGTGAAGCGCCTTCGTTAGTAATAATCAAACAACTATTAAAACGAGGTGCAGTCATTCGCGTTCACGATCCCGTTGCAATGAAAGAAATAAGAAAACAAATTGGAGATTCAGTAAAATATTTTGAAAACAATTACGATGCGTTAAAAGGCACAGAAGCGCTTTTGATTTTAACAGAATGGAACGAATTTCGTCGTCCGGATTTTGAACGTATGAAACAACTCATGAAACGAAACATCATATTTGACGGAAGAAATATTTATGACCCAGTTATGGTTAGAGAAAAAGGGTTTATCTATATTAGCATAGGAAGAGGAGAAATCGGCTTATGAATTTGCCCATAAGTTTAGTAACCGGAGGAGCAGGATTTCTTGGCTCCCATTTGTGCGAGCGATTATTGAACGAAGGACACCGCGTACTTTGTTTTGATAACTTAATTACAGGTTCTGTTGAAAATATTGCGCATATTTTTACGAATGAAAATTTTTTCTTTGCGAAGCAAGATGTAACAGAATATATCTATGTTGAAGGAAATATTGATTATATCTGGCATTTCGCTTCCCCCGCAAGTCCGATTGATTATATGAAAGTTCCGATTCAAACTTTGAAGGTCGGTTCGTTGGGAACACATAAAACGCTTGGACTTGCTCGCGCAAAAAACGCGCGATTTCTTCTTGCTTCAACTTCTGAAGTTTATGGAGACCCGCTCGTTCATCCGCAAGTGGAAGAGTATTGGGGAAACGTTAATCCAATTGGAATTCGCGGCGTGTATGATGAAGCAAAGCGATTTGCAGAGGCAATGACGATGGCATATCATCGCGTTCATCACATCGAAACACGTATCGTGCGCATATTTAACACGTACGGACCACGTATGAGAATCAATGATGGAAGAGCAATTCCGGCATTCATTACACAAAGTTTACGCAGTGAAAATGTTACTGTTTTTGGAAATGGAAATCAAACTCGTAGTGTCTGTTATGTTGACGATTTGATAGATGGAATTTTTCGTTTGATGATGTCTTCAACTGTTGAGCCGGTGAATATTGGAAATCCTGATGAGATTACGATGTTGGAACTCGCTAAAGAAATTATTGCTTTAACAAAAAGCAACAGTACAATCGTTTTCAAGCCGTTGCCCGAAGACGACCCGAAAGTTCGTCGTCCGGATATTAGTAAAGCAGAAAATTTTTTAGGATGGATACCGAAATACAATCGAAGTGAGGGACTGCAAAAAACAATTTATTATTTTCGTTCTCAACTTCACGTATAAAAAATGTAAGTTGATTAGTCGGTTGCATGATAAAATACATAAATCAAATTTTTATTTACACTTGTTTCAATTTTGTCTATTTCACTGCTCATTCACAAATTGATTCACTCAATTATCCATATACGGCAAATGTTTCTCGCATCAGTTATCCTCGTTTAGCGCTTGTTTCTGGCACGTATTTGGGAACGATGGCGACCATTCATATCTACGAACTCAATGCGTGGTGGAAAAATTATCGCAAGCCGTTTCATTTTCGAGAAGATTTGAAATACGGCTTGAATGTTGATAAAATCGGTCACGTATGGGGAGGAAATATTTTAACATTTGTCAGCGCAAAAAGTTTAGAATGGTCCGGAATGAATGAACAATCTTCGTTGTATTATGGTGCAGTTAGCGGAAGTGTTTTTCAACTGTTTGTAGAATTTCAAGATGGCTTTTCGCTTTGGGGATTTGACCGTGTTGACGCTGCTGCAGATATTGTTGGCGCATGGTATCCTGTGCTTCAGTATCACGTTCCTTTTTTTCAATCAATGAATTTCAAAGCAAGTTACTATCCGCGCAAACTCAATGAAGCGGGAAATATTTCTGGTCAAAAACATATTATCATTGACGATTATGAAGGGCAAACATTTTGGTTGAGTTTAAACACTACAAAACTTTTCCCTTTGCAAAAAAATATTTTTCCTTCATTTTTTTCTCTCGCTATCGGTTACTCTGTTCGCGGAACGGAATCTCCCGACAAACAATATCCCGTTGCGCTCGTCGGTTTAGATTTTGATTTTAAAGAAATTATTCCACAAGATAATTGGACGGGAAGAGCCGTTGCACAATTATTGAACTTCTACCGTTTTCCGCTTCCTGCTTTGCAAATTTACCCATCAGTAATGTTACACGGATTGTATTTTTGATGATGAAATACTTCTATACTTTTAAAAAAAAATCTCTTGTATATTTATATGCAGCGCTTTGTTTTTCTTCTTCAATAAAAATTTTTTCTCAAGCAGAAAATGTTCCTGTGCATCATCCTGTGTACCAATTTCTTGAACGAATGAATGTGCGTGGATTTCTTCAAAATTACAATAATGTTGTACTTCCGTTATCGAGAAAAGAAATAGCCATGCATTTAATGCTCATACAGAATAAGCCCTTACATCAAAAGGAAAATGCACTATTGAAAAAATATTTCGTCGAGTTTGAAAATGAAACGAATGAAAATCTGTCAAATTCATATTCATTATTTTCAGGAAAGAGTGATGCAAAGTATTTCAACAGCATCAAGCATCTCTACACGTTGCACGATTCTAATGCTTCAATTACGATTGATGGGCTTCTGAATATTGATTATCGCCAAACTTCGAAGCAAAATGAGCGAGCAGGATTTGTAGAGTTTGGAGGACGCGCACGGGGAACGTTTGCAAATCGTTTTGGTTTTTATTTGCAAGGTACAAATGCGGAATTTCGCGGTGACCGAGATGTGTTGTTACGTGATAAACGTTTGAGAGCGAATTTCAAAATATACGATACAGCGTTTCGCAATTTCGATTTTACAGAAGGATATCTTCGTTATGATGCTGATATATTTTCGTTTCAACTCGGAAGAGAAAGAATATTATGGGGAAGTGGAATCGGTGAACGACTGATTCTTTCTGACCATCCTCCTCAATTCGATTTTGTTGTATTCAAAACACAGTATCAATGGTTGCAATACAATTTTCTACACGGATGGATTTTACCTTCGAAGAGTTCATTAATTTTTTTACCGCAAACGAATGATTTTGAACGCACGCTTGCTGATAAATACATCGCTGTTCACCGTATCGGAATTACGTTCTCGCGATATTTTGATTTCGGTATAAATGAAATGGTAATTTACAGTAATCGTTCGGTGGATGCGGCATATCTCAATCCGTTTATTTTTTTTGAATCGGTGCAACGCGCGCGAAAAGAACGCGACAATACATTTTTAGTTTTCGATTTGAAAAGTTCGTTGTTCGATAATTTTCAAATACGTTCTTCTCTGATGTTCGACGATATCAATTTCAAAACATTCGGAACAAATTCTTGGGATAATCGTTGGGCAATGCAAGGAGGATTCCTGTTTGCAGAGCCGTTCACTCTTGAAAATACGATGTTCCGATTTGAATACACACGCATTGAGCCATATGTTTTTTCGCACGGGCGTTCGCGGGAAAATAATTATTCGCACGATGGCTATGTACTCGGAACTTCATTGCAACCGAATTCAGAAAATTATTTTATTGAAATAGAGCATCAAGCGGATGAAGATTGGAGTAATTCTGTTCGAATGAATGTTTCTCGGCACGGAAAGAATATAGATTCTGCGAACGGAAATTATCGCAATGTTGGCGGAGATTTTTTGCTTCCCCACAGAAAATACGACGCGGAAAAAGTAAAATTTCTGGACGGTCGCATGGAAAAAAACATTCATATTGAGTTTGTATCAAAGTATGAATTTATTCGCGATTATTTTGTAGAAGTTCAATATGCGTTTTCCAAAAATTCTTTTCAAGAAAAAAATATACATCTGTTTCACTTCGCAGTGAGAATGGATTTGTGATTGCATCTTCTTTGCATTTCACTCAAGTTTTGAATAAATTTTGCCTTCAATTTTTTAACCCCAAAACAACAAAGGAACTTATGTCATTAACCCTCGGAGATAAAGCCCCTCATTTTACATTATTCGATGCCGATAAAAAAGAACGCTCGCTTTCAGAATTTATGGGAAAGAATACCGTTCTCGCATTTTATCCCGGCGCATTTACCGGCGTTTGCACAAAAGAAATGTGTGCATTGCGCGATTCGTTAGCAAACTTCAATTCACTCAATGCACAAATAGTAGGAATTAGCGTAGATGGACCATTTGCAAACAAAGCATTCGCAGCGCAAAACAATCTCACATTTCCACTGTTGTGCGATTTTAATCGTAATGTTTCAAAATTATACTGTGGAACACACGATGATTTTATTGGTGTTCAGGGATATTCCGTTTCTAAACGCGCAGTCTTTATACTCGATGAAAATGGAACAATAAAATATGTTTGGATTTCTGAACAACCGGGAATTGAGCCGCCGTACGTAGAAATAACAAAAGCAATTACTTCATCGTAGATTTATCCGTTCTCATCAGTATAATCAACGTCGCGTTTTGTTTAAATATTTTGGAAAAAAAAACGTACTGCGTTGAACTTGTTGTGATGCACGTATCCTTCATAAATAATTTCTAAAACAAAATTTCTCATCCAACTATTATTTTCAATAAATTATGTATTCACTTATTGGTAAAAAAGCCCCTTCGTTTTCTGCAAACGCAGTAATCAACGGAGGGAATATCGTCAAGAATTTTTCATTAGAGCAATATCTTGGTAAAAAACATATAGTGTTTTTCTTTTATCCGAAAGATTTCACATTCGTTTGTCCAACGGAACTTCACGCATTTCAGGAGAAACTTTCTGAATTTGAAAATCGTAATGTAGTCGTTGTTGCATGCTCAACGGATACAGAGCAATCGCATTGGGGATGGTTGCAGGTTCCGAAAGCACAAGGCGGAATACAAGGAATCACGTATCCGATTGTTGCTGATACAACAAAAACTATCTCTGCAAATTACGGAGTGCTCGATGGAGATTTTTTCGTGAACGAACAAAACGAATTCACTTCTGATGGTTCGATGGTCGCCTTTCGGGGATTATTTCTGATTGATAAAAATGGAATTGTGCGTCATTTGCTCATCAATGATTTTCCGTTAGGACGCAGTGTTGATGAAGCGTTGCGAATGGTTGATGCATTGCAATTTACCGAAGAACACGGTGAAGTTTGTCCTGCAAATTGGACGAAAGGGAAATCCACATTGAAAGAATCGCACGATAGTGTTGCGAATTATCTTGCAAAACATTGATGGTGTACTTAACACGCAAAGAACAATTCGCTGCATCGCATCGTCTTTTCAATCCGAAATTTTCTGATGAAAAGAATTTTGAAGTGTTTGGCAAATGCGCAAATCCCAACGGACACGGACATAATTACGATATCGAAGTAACCATTGTCGGCGAACCTGATGCAGAAACGGGAATGATTTTGGATTTGAAAAAACTTTCTGACATCATCAAAAAAGAATTGTTGGAAAAAGTTGACCATAAACATTTAAATCTTGACGTTGATTTTTTGCATGGAATAATTCCAACAGCGGAAAATCTTGCAAGAGAATTTTGGAAAATACTTGAGCCGAACATATTTCCGGGAAAGTTGTATTCTATTGTACTTGCAGAATCCGGAAGAAATATTGTTACATACAAAGGTGAGTAAATTATTTTCACATTACTGATTTCAATACCACTGTGCATATAGAACTTTCAGCAGAAAAGCAACGGCGAATAGAACGTTTGAAAGATGTTATTCATCAATTGCTTCAATTGATTGGAGAAGAACCAACGCGCGAAGGATTATTGAATACACCGTATCGGGTTGCAAAATCTCTGCTTTTTCTTTCAAGCGGATATGAACAAGATGTTCAGAAAATTCTTAACAATGCAATATTCGAAGAAAAGTATAACGAAATGGTAATTGTGAAGAATATTGATTTCTTCAGTATGTGTGAACATCACGTACTTCCGTTTTATGGAAAGGCGCATATCGCATACATACCGAACGGAAAAATTGTTGGGCTTTCAAAGATACCGCGTATCGTAGAAATCTTTGCGAGGCGTTTACAAGTGCAGGAACGAATGACGCAACAAATTGCAGATACGTTGTTTGATTCATTAAATCCCGATGGAGTTGGAGTTGTCATCGAAGCGCGACATTTATGTATGATGATGCGAGGAGTGGAAAAACAAAATTCCGTTGCAATAACAAGCGCGATGCTTGGTTCGTTTCGTGATGATGAGCGAACGCGAAATGAGTTTCTGAACTTGATAAACATTAAACTTTCGTAGTTGGTAAATTCCAAATTACAGAGAGCAAATTTCAAATAAATTTAAAACTCAAAAAACAAATTGTCATTGCGAATCCTGATGTATTGTGATGAAGCAATCTCCAGTTTGAAATTTGTTCTTTGGATTTTATTTGAGATTTGGAATTTTTATTTCACACAATGAAACATCATAAAAACAAAGTACTTGCATTTCGTCCCGTAGTGTGG
This genomic window contains:
- a CDS encoding DUF2279 domain-containing protein; the protein is MIKYINQIFIYTCFNFVYFTAHSQIDSLNYPYTANVSRISYPRLALVSGTYLGTMATIHIYELNAWWKNYRKPFHFREDLKYGLNVDKIGHVWGGNILTFVSAKSLEWSGMNEQSSLYYGAVSGSVFQLFVEFQDGFSLWGFDRVDAAADIVGAWYPVLQYHVPFFQSMNFKASYYPRKLNEAGNISGQKHIIIDDYEGQTFWLSLNTTKLFPLQKNIFPSFFSLAIGYSVRGTESPDKQYPVALVGLDFDFKEIIPQDNWTGRAVAQLLNFYRFPLPALQIYPSVMLHGLYF
- a CDS encoding UDP-glucose/GDP-mannose dehydrogenase family protein, giving the protein MKISVIGTGYVGLVVGTCLAESGNNVVCVDIDEEKIKMLRKGKSPIFEPGLEELLRSNIHEKRITFTTSIENAVKQNEVIFLALPTPPNEDGSADLKHVLTVAKQIGKFLNGYKVIVTKSTVPVGTADKIRMTIERETTYEFDVVSNPEFLKEGAAVSDFMKPDRVVLGLRSVRARKIMEDLYEPFVRTGNPIIVMDERSSEITKYAANSLLATKITFMNEVANLCEKVGANVDSIRRGIGSDVRIGQHFLFSGIGYGGSCFPKDITALMHTSAHAGYDFKILKAVDEVNTKQKSILVDKLLKYFRKKIKGKHIAVWGLSFKPNTDDVREAPSLVIIKQLLKRGAVIRVHDPVAMKEIRKQIGDSVKYFENNYDALKGTEALLILTEWNEFRRPDFERMKQLMKRNIIFDGRNIYDPVMVREKGFIYISIGRGEIGL
- a CDS encoding sugar transferase, with product MAHVYDIAGIPLFSGTTVKKKIVSAILKRMFDIVASLVLILLLSPLYIVTAIAIMVESGVPIIFKQKRAAIKDGTSFDFIKFRSMLKDADNLKESLFQFNESTGMLFKMKNDPRVTRVGKIIRKLSIDELPQLFNVLKGEMSLVGPRPLPVSDFNNFEEEPEFWDAIRGRDIVKPGITGLWQISGRSNIGFKEMVLLDLYYVENQSFLFDLEILFETIPVVLFGKGSY
- a CDS encoding 6-carboxytetrahydropterin synthase gives rise to the protein MVYLTRKEQFAASHRLFNPKFSDEKNFEVFGKCANPNGHGHNYDIEVTIVGEPDAETGMILDLKKLSDIIKKELLEKVDHKHLNLDVDFLHGIIPTAENLAREFWKILEPNIFPGKLYSIVLAESGRNIVTYKGE
- a CDS encoding peroxiredoxin, giving the protein MYSLIGKKAPSFSANAVINGGNIVKNFSLEQYLGKKHIVFFFYPKDFTFVCPTELHAFQEKLSEFENRNVVVVACSTDTEQSHWGWLQVPKAQGGIQGITYPIVADTTKTISANYGVLDGDFFVNEQNEFTSDGSMVAFRGLFLIDKNGIVRHLLINDFPLGRSVDEALRMVDALQFTEEHGEVCPANWTKGKSTLKESHDSVANYLAKH
- a CDS encoding SDR family oxidoreductase; this translates as MPISLVTGGAGFLGSHLCERLLNEGHRVLCFDNLITGSVENIAHIFTNENFFFAKQDVTEYIYVEGNIDYIWHFASPASPIDYMKVPIQTLKVGSLGTHKTLGLARAKNARFLLASTSEVYGDPLVHPQVEEYWGNVNPIGIRGVYDEAKRFAEAMTMAYHRVHHIETRIVRIFNTYGPRMRINDGRAIPAFITQSLRSENVTVFGNGNQTRSVCYVDDLIDGIFRLMMSSTVEPVNIGNPDEITMLELAKEIIALTKSNSTIVFKPLPEDDPKVRRPDISKAENFLGWIPKYNRSEGLQKTIYYFRSQLHV
- a CDS encoding peroxiredoxin; this encodes MSLTLGDKAPHFTLFDADKKERSLSEFMGKNTVLAFYPGAFTGVCTKEMCALRDSLANFNSLNAQIVGISVDGPFANKAFAAQNNLTFPLLCDFNRNVSKLYCGTHDDFIGVQGYSVSKRAVFILDENGTIKYVWISEQPGIEPPYVEITKAITSS
- the folE gene encoding GTP cyclohydrolase I FolE, whose protein sequence is MHIELSAEKQRRIERLKDVIHQLLQLIGEEPTREGLLNTPYRVAKSLLFLSSGYEQDVQKILNNAIFEEKYNEMVIVKNIDFFSMCEHHVLPFYGKAHIAYIPNGKIVGLSKIPRIVEIFARRLQVQERMTQQIADTLFDSLNPDGVGVVIEARHLCMMMRGVEKQNSVAITSAMLGSFRDDERTRNEFLNLINIKLS